One Penicillium oxalicum strain HP7-1 chromosome III, whole genome shotgun sequence genomic region harbors:
- a CDS encoding Cutinase transcription factor: MSSATATMTEPDAGKRKASVAGLTGPNRPVKRRASKACCCCRARKVRCDVVENGSPCTNCRLDQVECVVTESKRRKKSRVDMEITQTSESPGELSEDNPAGSLGPLHGLTEREPNSPSQNSVDHDHGHHMPHLLYQSQAHRIGSDSRYRRHTIPDPAVPSSLSLNQATLQIQQFLDPNYGPSQSANAYLPDYIRSLPSRLQKEDIDYLAAKGALTIPEVPLRNELIKAYIHYVHTYMPLLDLEEFLETIVQNDGVRRISLLLFQAVMFAGMAFVDLKHLQAAGYHSRKVARKIFFQRARLLYDFDYEVDRISLVQSLLLMTYWYETPDDQKDTWHWMGVSLSLAHTIGLHRDPGNSRMDVRRQRMWKRIWWSTYTRDRLIALGMRRPMRVKDDDCDVPMLTLDDFEFHQFSPEIVKMVGNSEILQNVSHQRELALMFIEKAKLCLCVSHVLSAQYSVLSHKFGGTMETTMMLVPKKSTAETYEVRRCDQELEDWRTNLPTETRYSPSRGAKLSEAEEVLHSHRALLKMVYLTTSSALHRPQVLPAVPYPSTDAELQEMSRNKVRFAAIEITSIAQDLHVLDLTRYYPTTGVTVLLPAVIIHLLDIKSTDPSVRMTSLQRFYQCMRILQRLREIYASADFATSFLEAAIRKAGIQLTVAPQDVHSSRPRPNRTSSANAAAGASSSSGSASATASASTTNNFMPTLNDSLDLLTRPNTLTPPPDSLAQQIPDLTYPKTGPAQTQTHATPDLFASTPPHSDSSENGSTNNVNPNHAAHDAFAIPDLNAEMSLTQLMDLANDAEVTQNDFDALINFDDAGNDFLNEHAPHHSPHKSQEQSAPGVGAEEKAYEFDMKALGFDTDPKAFDFAHLTNSRSMDRAPGFSSAEAHRTSLTTDLDSSLGIGFDE, from the exons ATGAGTAGTGCAACTGCCACCATGACCGAGCCCGACGCGGGCAAACGCAAGGCCTCCGTCGCTGGTCTGACGGGCCCGAATCGTCCGGTGAAACGCCGTGCATCAAAAgcgtgctgctgctgccgagCTCGCAAAGTTCGCTGTGATGTGGTGGAGAATGGTTCTCCCTGCACAAATTGTCGCCTCGACCAGGTCGAGTGTGTAGTTACGGAGAGCAAACGCAGAAA GAAGTCTCGCGTTGATATGGAAATCACCCAAACTTCCGAATCACCCGGCGAACTCTCCGAGGACAATCCCGCGGGCTCGCTGGGGCCTCTCCACGGCCTCACCGAGAGAGAACCCAATTCTCCGTCGCAGAATTCGGTCGATCATGACCATGGCCATCATATGCCTCATTTACTCT ACCAGTCGCAGGCCCATCGAATTGGCTCTGACTCTCGCTACCGCCGCCACACGATCCCCGATCCAGCAGTTCCTTCGTCCCTCTCCTTGAACCAGGCCACCCTGCAGATCCAGCAATTCCTCGACCCGAACTATGGACCATCACAATCGGCAAATGCATACCTGCCAGATTACATCCGCAGTCTGCCCTCTCGACTACAAAAAGAGGACATTGATTACTTGGCCGCCAAGGGTGCGCTCACCATTCCCGAGGTGCCCCTGCGCAACGAATTGATCAAGGCGTACATCCACTATGTGCACACGTATATGCCCTTGTTGGACTTGGAGGAGTTCTTGGAGACCATTGTGCAAAATGACGGGGTACGTCGGATCAGCCTGCTACTTTTCCAGGCCGTCATGTTTGCCGGTATGGCCTTTGTCGACTTGAAACATCTCCAGGCAGCCGGATACCACTCCCGCAAGGTGGCCCGCaagatcttcttccagcGTGCCCGTCTCTTGTATGATTTTGACTATGAAGTGGACCGCATCTCTCTGGTCCAGTCGCTGTTGCTCATGACCTACTGGTACGAGACCCCCGACGATCAAAAGGACACCTGGCACTGGATGGGTGTGAGTCTTTCTCTCGCACATACCATTGGATTACATCGGGACCCGGGCAATTCCCGCATGGATGTGCGTCGCCAGCGAATGTGGAAACGCATCTGGTGGAGTACCTATACCCGGGACCGCTTGATTGCGCTGGGCATGCGACGCCCGATGCGCGTCAAGGATGACGACTGTGACGTCCCCATGCTCACGCTGGATGACTTTGAGTTTCATCAATTCTCCCCGGAAATCGTCAAGATGGTCGGCAACTCGGAAATCCTGCAGAATGTCAGCCACCAGCGGGAGTTGGCGTTGATGTTTATCGAAAAGGCCAAACTGTGCCTGTGTGTGAGTCATGTGCTCTCCGCTCAATATTCGGTGCTGAGCCACAAGTTTGGCGGGACCATGGAGACCACCATGATGCTCGTCCCAAAGAAATCGACGGCCGAGACATATGAGGTGCGACGATGTGATCAAGAGTTGGAGGACTGGCGGACCAATCTTCCCACAGAGACTCGCTACTCGCCCTCGAGGGGGGCCAAGctctccgaggccgaggaggttCTCCATTCCCATCGGGCGTTGCTCAAGATGGTCTATCTGACCACTTCCAGCGCCCTGCATCGTCCTCAGGTTCTGCCGGCCGTTCCCTATCCCTCGACGGACGCCGAGCTGCAGGAGATGTCCCGAAACAAGGTTCGCTTCGCTGCCATTGAGATCACGAGTATTGCCCAGGACCTGCACGTCCTCGATCTGACCCGCTATTATCCCACGACTGGCGTCACGGTCCTCCTTCCCGCCGTCATCATTCACCTGCTCGACATCAAGTCGACTGATCCCAGTGTGCGCATGACCAGCCTGCAGCGATTCTATCAATGCATGCGTATCCTTCAACGCCTGCGCGAGATCTACGCCTCTGCCGATTTTGCCACCTCGTTCCTCGAAGCGGCCATCCGCAAGGCTGGCATTCAGCTGACGGTCGCACCGCAAGATGTTCATTCCTCCCGCCCGCGTCCGAACCGCACTTCCTCTGCGAACGCCGCCGCcggcgcttcttcttcttctggttctGCGTCCGCTACCGCGTCCGCTTCAACTACCAACAACTTCATGCCCACCCTCAACGACTCTCTCGATCTCCTGACTCGCCCCAATACCCTGACTCCCCCACCCGACTCCTTGGCCCAGCAGATCCCCGATTTGACCTATCCCAAGACGGGGCCCGCACAGACCCAGACTCATGCCACGCCCGACCTGTTTGCCTCCACTCCTCCCCACTCGGACAGCAGCGAGAATGGAAGCACCAATAATGTCAACCCCAATCATGCCGCCCACGACGCCTTTGCGATTCCCGATTTGAACGCGGAAATGAGTCTGACCCAATTAATGGACTTGGCCAACGACGCTGAAGTGACGCAAAACGACTTTGACGCCCTCATCAACTTTGACGACGCCGGTAATGATTTTCTGAACGAGCATGCCCCGCACCACTCCCCCCACAAATCCCAGGAGCAATCTGCTCCCGGCGTGGGTGCCGAAGAAAAAGCCTATGAATTTGACATGAAGGCCTTGGGTTTCGACACGGACCCCAAGGCGTTTGATTTCGCACACTTGACGAACTCGCGATCTATGGACCGAGCCCCTGGATTCTCCTCGGCCGAGGCTCATCGGACCAGTCTGACCACGGACCTGGATTCCAGTCTCGGAATCGGGTTTGACGAGTGA